A section of the Stenotrophomonas sp. 364 genome encodes:
- a CDS encoding DUF3304 domain-containing protein, with protein sequence MRGRTIWMLGLLVLFGLLLSASRAADATDSIGAVGYNHTGTTIAQFLVSGAGGGSFIHAHQRGGTACCVSIPKKWHSGLTVEVEWTADLKSFRRKSVSVPQYDDRAGQMAVHFLRNGDVRVFVTSLGLGHPDYPLKGPEASLKDPGSFDFNGEPERRSDEP encoded by the coding sequence ATGCGTGGTAGGACAATCTGGATGCTGGGCTTGCTCGTTCTGTTTGGCCTTTTGCTGTCCGCCTCTCGGGCAGCTGATGCAACGGATTCGATAGGCGCTGTGGGATACAACCATACAGGCACCACCATCGCTCAGTTTCTTGTAAGTGGAGCGGGGGGCGGGAGCTTTATTCATGCACACCAACGCGGGGGCACTGCCTGTTGTGTGTCGATTCCAAAGAAATGGCATTCTGGGTTGACGGTCGAAGTTGAGTGGACGGCGGACCTGAAGAGCTTCAGGCGGAAGTCTGTGAGCGTTCCGCAATACGATGACCGCGCCGGGCAGATGGCGGTCCACTTCTTGCGAAATGGAGATGTAAGGGTTTTCGTAACATCACTGGGTCTCGGTCATCCGGACTACCCATTGAAGGGGCCCGAAGCCAGTCTGAAGGATCCGGGAAGTTTCGACTTCAATGGAGAACCTGAAAGGAGGAGTGATGAGCCCTAG
- a CDS encoding DUF4123 domain-containing protein encodes MTRRYAIIDSSQRPHFHERLTRWDVRYRSLFDGHAESSLTDIAPLLVEYPESDPNPRLEAEIAQLAAARPAVSVWWSALEPELLARHFHAFHLIKVPEKGGREMLLRWYDTRVLPELLRVLTPAQRFAFLSGVERLEYYDRFGDSQSWLLPELEAKELPALTPLQLSDAQYAALLDACEPDVAIAQLRRVIPDEMRRLPYRALHPFVVHHMKETVAHGVDQVDDHVQYLLLALYTSGGCRAHPAVEARLSRGGDDHAVEFADWVADLPDDVWSTGAPLWETLTTGSTACADPAEAAQ; translated from the coding sequence ATGACCCGGCGCTACGCCATCATCGACAGCTCACAGCGGCCGCACTTTCATGAGCGGCTTACGCGCTGGGACGTGCGCTACCGATCCTTGTTCGATGGCCATGCAGAGTCCAGTCTCACCGATATAGCACCACTACTGGTGGAGTACCCGGAATCGGATCCCAACCCTCGGCTGGAAGCCGAGATTGCCCAACTGGCCGCCGCAAGGCCAGCAGTGAGCGTGTGGTGGTCCGCGCTGGAGCCTGAGCTCCTGGCACGCCACTTCCACGCTTTCCACCTGATCAAGGTGCCGGAAAAAGGCGGGCGCGAGATGCTGCTGCGCTGGTACGATACCCGTGTTCTCCCTGAGCTCTTGCGGGTCCTGACCCCGGCACAGCGCTTCGCATTTCTGTCCGGCGTCGAGCGGCTTGAGTACTATGATCGCTTCGGGGATTCGCAGTCGTGGCTATTGCCCGAACTGGAAGCTAAGGAACTCCCTGCGCTGACACCGTTGCAGCTGAGTGATGCGCAGTATGCGGCGCTTCTGGATGCATGTGAGCCGGATGTCGCGATCGCGCAGTTACGGCGCGTCATTCCTGATGAAATGCGCCGTTTACCTTATCGGGCTCTGCACCCGTTCGTGGTGCACCATATGAAAGAGACGGTAGCGCATGGCGTTGACCAGGTCGATGACCACGTGCAGTACCTGCTGCTGGCGCTCTACACCTCCGGCGGGTGTAGGGCGCACCCCGCCGTGGAGGCGCGCCTTTCCCGCGGCGGCGACGACCATGCTGTAGAGTTTGCCGACTGGGTTGCGGACCTGCCGGACGATGTATGGTCGACCGGTGCGCCGTTGTGGGAGACCCTCACCACGGGGTCAACTGCGTGTGCCGACCCAGCGGAGGCAGCCCAATGA